A single region of the Garra rufa chromosome 6, GarRuf1.0, whole genome shotgun sequence genome encodes:
- the ndufab1a gene encoding NADH:ubiquinone oxidoreductase subunit AB1a, whose amino-acid sequence MAARIIARCVRSLNHRSVYFNRINTAATLTAAPLTHGRTFSHLTNGHKSPLAQISGNSSQVFQWRQYGDLPPLTLETIQDRVLYVLKLYDKISPEKLQATSHFMKDLGLDSLDQVEIIMAMEDEFGFEIPDADAEKLMTPQEIVQYIADKKDVYE is encoded by the exons ATGGCGGCGCGCATCATTGCCCGGTGTGTCCGATCCCTGAACCACCGTTCTGTATATTTTAACCGTATCAATACTGCAGCGACATTAACAGCAGCTCCGCTCACCCATGGCCGAACATTTTCACATCTGACTAATGGACACAAGTCTCCGCTGGCGCAG ATCTCCGGCAATTCGTCTCAGGTCTTTCAATGGAGGCAGTATGGAGACTTGCCCCCATTAACCCTAGAGACTATTCAGGACCGTGTCCTCTACGTCCTAAAGCTCTATGACAAGATCAGCCCTGAGAAG ctTCAGGCTACGTCTCATTTCATGAAGGATTTGGGATTGGACAGTTTAGACCAGGTGGAGATCATCATGGCCATGGAAGATGAATTTG GTTTTGAAATCCCTGATGCTGATGCGGAGAAGTTGATGACCCCACAAGAGATTGTTCAGTACATCGCAGACAAAAAGGATGTTTATGAATGA